In Halarcobacter mediterraneus, the following proteins share a genomic window:
- a CDS encoding DUF4198 domain-containing protein, whose amino-acid sequence MIKKITLITLLSTAVAIQTLAHDLWVHASDFKPKYNKIGTSTILYAGYGHRFPVENAYTKENSFTLHYPDNKKKVIKGKLLAKQMILKEKGNYIVTGKTKPSIWSNFENSKGEKVWRQESKNNLKNVIYSKKVHKYAKGILTIGETNDKNYSKVLGETLEFIPLENPNNIKSLEKELNVKVLFKGNPLSNVDVYGAYAGFSNKGDLKLLGKTNINGIVKITPEHSGYWILKVEHTEPTLKEFQNNYDDEAYVATLTFQVQ is encoded by the coding sequence ATGATAAAAAAAATAACTCTAATTACTTTATTAAGTACTGCTGTAGCTATACAAACTTTAGCACATGATTTATGGGTCCATGCTTCAGATTTCAAACCTAAATATAATAAAATAGGTACATCAACAATATTATATGCTGGATATGGACATAGATTCCCTGTTGAAAATGCCTATACAAAAGAAAATAGTTTCACATTACATTATCCTGATAATAAAAAGAAAGTTATTAAAGGGAAACTTTTAGCAAAACAAATGATTTTAAAAGAAAAAGGAAATTATATTGTTACTGGAAAAACAAAACCAAGTATTTGGTCTAATTTTGAAAATAGTAAAGGTGAAAAAGTTTGGCGTCAAGAGTCAAAAAACAACTTAAAAAATGTTATCTATAGTAAAAAAGTACATAAATATGCAAAAGGGATTTTGACTATTGGAGAAACTAATGATAAAAACTATTCAAAAGTACTAGGCGAAACTCTTGAATTTATACCTTTAGAAAATCCTAACAATATAAAAAGTTTAGAAAAAGAATTAAATGTAAAAGTATTATTTAAAGGGAATCCTCTATCAAATGTTGATGTTTATGGAGCATATGCAGGTTTTTCTAATAAAGGAGACTTAAAACTACTAGGGAAAACAAATATTAATGGAATTGTTAAAATTACACCGGAGCATTCAGGATATTGGATTTTAAAAGTAGAACATACAGAACCTACTTTAAAAGAATTTCAAAATAACTATGATGATGAAGCCTATGTAGCAACTTTAACTTTTCAAGTTCAATAA
- a CDS encoding TonB-dependent receptor, whose amino-acid sequence MRNYVLVGLSLLCLSSLLYAEDKNKNDLGIVNISSKQDNNSSQLLKESSTGSRLELTLKEIPASIEILTSELMEQRGDTTVIEAITKTTGITGGQSGHGPGGKFIARGFSAGFPGIDFLTDGVKLNGSAFSKRAFETANLDKIEVIKGASSILNGEGSIGATVNLITKKPNFNEEETEFGLKIGSYDSYRLSFGAGGIAIPDILAYRVDVSTREKGSIFDREKKTVDSLNAGLLYKINDNLFTSLTIDKTKDEAENIYIGTPLINGKLDKKVREINYNTYTDGIDEGDSLFIKQNTQWFVNSNLELKNQIYYQNMDADVRRPYKTLQVENSDNVYIAGADIQEKQDLIGNRIDLINKQDIFGRENKLLVGADISKLNFQRDISPTWGGIETNIYNPTQGSFIDLNGSYSTKNVETDINQIAVYLENQLNITDNIKLLFGLRHDTIDVDWNYFTSNTEKDRTYNEFSYRVGLIYDLSDTTTLYTSYNTSIEAGNSLVQMNVNQVDLDLTKAKQYEIGLKQSFLNEKADFSVSAYKISKENIFVNDPNTVGKVLNAGEQSSKGLEFSLGIQALEQLRIDANLAYTDAKYDDFITGSNNYTGNTPYSVPKYIANLGIRYIPITNLGIGTWVNYVDSFYADDANTVKLPSYTTIDLTLDYTYNKNTTFSFAIKNLTDELYATSSRNNYSVFLGDSRNFEFGIKYKF is encoded by the coding sequence GTGAGAAATTATGTTTTAGTGGGATTATCCCTCTTATGTTTATCTTCATTATTATACGCAGAAGATAAAAATAAAAATGATTTAGGAATAGTGAATATATCTAGTAAACAAGATAATAATTCATCTCAACTTTTAAAGGAATCATCAACTGGTTCAAGATTAGAACTAACTTTAAAAGAGATACCAGCAAGTATTGAAATTTTGACATCTGAGCTTATGGAACAAAGAGGTGATACAACAGTTATTGAAGCTATAACTAAAACTACTGGAATTACTGGTGGACAATCTGGACATGGACCTGGCGGTAAATTTATTGCCAGAGGCTTTTCAGCAGGGTTTCCAGGAATTGATTTTTTAACAGATGGAGTTAAATTAAATGGTTCAGCTTTTTCAAAACGAGCATTTGAAACTGCCAACTTAGATAAAATTGAGGTTATAAAAGGTGCAAGTTCTATATTAAATGGAGAAGGAAGTATAGGTGCAACTGTAAACTTAATCACAAAAAAACCAAACTTCAATGAGGAAGAAACAGAATTTGGTTTAAAAATAGGAAGCTACGATAGTTATAGATTGAGTTTTGGAGCAGGTGGCATAGCAATACCAGATATATTAGCATATAGAGTTGATGTAAGCACAAGAGAAAAAGGCTCTATTTTTGATAGAGAGAAAAAAACGGTAGATTCACTAAATGCAGGATTACTTTATAAAATAAATGATAATCTATTCACTTCATTAACAATTGATAAAACAAAAGATGAAGCTGAAAATATTTACATAGGGACACCTTTAATCAATGGTAAATTAGACAAAAAAGTAAGAGAAATAAATTATAATACTTATACTGATGGAATTGATGAAGGAGATAGTTTATTTATAAAACAAAATACACAATGGTTTGTAAATTCAAATTTAGAATTAAAAAATCAAATCTATTACCAAAATATGGATGCAGATGTTAGAAGACCATATAAAACCCTTCAAGTTGAGAATAGTGATAATGTTTATATTGCTGGAGCAGATATTCAAGAAAAACAAGATTTGATTGGAAATAGAATAGATTTAATCAATAAACAAGATATTTTTGGACGTGAAAATAAATTATTAGTAGGTGCAGATATTAGTAAACTGAATTTTCAAAGAGATATAAGTCCAACTTGGGGAGGGATTGAAACAAATATTTATAATCCAACACAAGGCTCATTTATAGATTTAAATGGTTCATATAGTACAAAAAATGTTGAAACTGATATTAATCAAATTGCTGTTTACCTAGAAAACCAACTTAATATAACAGATAATATAAAACTTTTATTTGGACTTAGACATGATACTATTGATGTAGATTGGAACTATTTTACAAGTAATACTGAAAAAGATAGAACATATAATGAGTTTTCATATAGAGTAGGTTTAATTTACGATTTATCTGATACAACAACCCTTTACACTTCTTATAATACATCAATAGAAGCAGGAAATAGTTTAGTACAAATGAATGTTAATCAAGTTGATTTGGATCTAACAAAAGCAAAACAATATGAAATTGGATTAAAACAATCATTTTTAAATGAAAAAGCAGATTTTTCTGTAAGTGCCTACAAAATATCAAAAGAAAATATATTTGTAAATGACCCAAATACAGTAGGAAAAGTTTTAAATGCAGGGGAACAATCTTCAAAAGGTTTAGAGTTTAGTTTAGGTATTCAAGCTTTAGAACAATTAAGAATAGATGCAAACTTAGCTTATACTGATGCAAAATATGATGATTTTATTACAGGTTCAAATAATTATACGGGAAATACTCCATATTCTGTTCCAAAATATATAGCAAATCTTGGAATTAGATATATACCAATTACAAACTTAGGTATTGGAACTTGGGTTAATTATGTAGATTCATTTTATGCAGATGATGCAAATACAGTAAAATTGCCATCATATACTACAATTGATTTAACACTTGACTATACATACAATAAAAACACAACATTTTCTTTTGCAATAAAAAATCTTACTGATGAGCTTTATGCTACAAGTTCAAGAAATAACTATAGTGTTTTTTTAGGAGACTCAAGAAACTTCGAATTTGGTATAAAATATAAATTTTAA
- a CDS encoding PepSY-associated TM helix domain-containing protein: MKNQLDKLLKQRLQAVHSIVGINLSILLYIITFFGIFTIFLPYIQIWEKPSRHIENVNLYKIDYEEILNYVTDKSELKEINPINIILPGYMQDPVIKINTRFKEDLLFNPKTKEKIQDEKNSKLANFLNELHYGAPLKKIGSYIFGLTAVGGMFLILGGIWLIIKVKYKKNSKSTTSKFSKWHRKIFIWIFIPFIIILLTGAIMKIGYELSSPMTYLSSKGETTKVWKIIGPSLFPKESNINKNNRTTKMLSLNKLIKKAKEINPNINYQKITLINWGDSSAIAKIEGYNPYIPFFNGLSNIPSVTLSGATGEMINQKNVFDRKWTNILYDTTFFLHILREVDIFTRLLTAFFMFLCILGLGFGILLYLEKKARKFPLNIPVYNGFGKFCLSGMIGVIPATGLLFFLQWLLPFDMENRFLIQKGLFAIFWIGTLTWAFYRINSYQAAKEFLYIGALFFVLSPFIHFYNSGFNPYELYTQNMINILSVDIGLFIFGALLYFVAKKLPSQRKTVQEFWAKRL; the protein is encoded by the coding sequence ATGAAAAATCAACTAGATAAATTATTAAAACAACGCTTACAAGCAGTCCATTCTATAGTAGGTATCAATCTTTCAATTCTTCTTTATATAATAACCTTTTTTGGTATATTTACAATATTCTTACCTTATATTCAAATTTGGGAGAAACCATCAAGACATATTGAAAATGTAAATCTGTATAAAATTGATTATGAAGAAATTTTAAATTATGTTACAGATAAATCAGAATTAAAAGAAATTAATCCTATAAATATTATTTTACCAGGCTATATGCAAGACCCTGTTATAAAGATTAATACAAGATTTAAGGAGGATTTACTTTTTAACCCTAAAACAAAAGAAAAAATTCAAGATGAAAAAAATTCAAAACTAGCTAACTTTTTAAATGAATTACACTATGGAGCACCATTAAAAAAAATAGGTTCTTACATTTTTGGACTTACAGCAGTAGGAGGAATGTTTTTAATACTTGGAGGAATATGGCTAATAATAAAAGTAAAATATAAAAAAAATAGTAAAAGTACAACAAGTAAATTTTCAAAATGGCATAGAAAAATTTTTATTTGGATTTTTATTCCTTTTATTATTATTCTTTTAACTGGTGCAATAATGAAAATAGGATATGAACTCTCTTCTCCTATGACATACTTAAGTTCAAAAGGTGAAACGACTAAAGTTTGGAAAATTATTGGTCCATCTCTTTTTCCAAAAGAATCTAACATAAATAAAAATAATAGAACTACAAAAATGCTTTCACTTAATAAATTAATAAAAAAAGCAAAAGAGATAAATCCTAATATAAATTATCAAAAAATTACACTTATAAATTGGGGTGATTCATCGGCAATTGCAAAGATTGAAGGATATAATCCGTATATACCTTTTTTTAATGGTTTATCAAATATTCCAAGTGTAACACTAAGTGGTGCTACGGGAGAAATGATAAACCAAAAAAATGTTTTTGATAGAAAATGGACAAATATCTTATATGATACAACTTTTTTTCTACATATACTTAGAGAAGTAGATATTTTCACAAGACTTCTTACTGCTTTTTTTATGTTCTTATGTATCTTAGGTTTAGGCTTTGGTATATTATTATATTTAGAAAAAAAAGCTAGAAAATTTCCTCTTAATATTCCTGTTTATAATGGTTTTGGTAAATTTTGTCTTTCAGGAATGATTGGAGTTATTCCTGCAACTGGATTGTTATTTTTCTTACAATGGTTACTTCCCTTTGATATGGAAAATAGATTTTTAATCCAAAAAGGATTATTCGCTATTTTTTGGATAGGAACTTTAACTTGGGCTTTTTATAGAATAAACTCTTATCAAGCTGCTAAAGAATTCTTATATATAGGAGCACTATTTTTTGTATTGAGTCCTTTTATTCACTTTTATAATAGTGGTTTTAATCCTTATGAACTTTACACTCAAAATATGATAAACATCTTAAGTGTTGATATTGGATTATTTATTTTTGGGGCTTTACTTTATTTTGTAGCTAAAAAGCTTCCAAGCCAAAGAAAAACTGTTCAAGAATTTTGGGCAAAAAGGTTGTAA
- a CDS encoding MFS transporter — protein MLTLLLLSMTTMMSNVAIITALPRFQDYFSSINHIEFYSRLMLTLPSVIIALFSPFLGHIIFKYGKKTSAILALTIFAITGSSGLFLDSLEAFLFSRALFGIAIATLMIVSTSLVGDYFQGEARHRFMGYQSAFMSIGGVIFVVSGGLLSDINWRFTFGIYLIGFLLLPMIIFFLVEKSKEQIEEEVQLVPANLLGVYFLGFFFMLIFFILPTQMPFLIMDTFKASGKLTGSIIGIAFLTNALGAIYFSKLKKKYSFSTVYLIALTIVATGLTAVGIIHNVYYFYLTAMLFGFGGGIMMTNVSAWMLSKTTFEKRVKASGYLTSSLFLGQFASPIVFYPIVRNLGVQNFFLAIGIFLFILVLISSLYKKLV, from the coding sequence ATTCTTACTTTACTACTATTATCTATGACAACTATGATGTCAAATGTTGCAATTATTACAGCACTTCCTAGATTTCAAGACTATTTTAGTAGTATCAATCATATTGAATTTTATTCAAGACTTATGCTTACTTTACCTTCAGTTATCATTGCCCTATTCTCTCCTTTTTTAGGTCATATAATATTTAAATATGGCAAAAAAACATCTGCAATACTTGCCCTAACTATTTTTGCAATAACAGGAAGTTCTGGATTATTTTTAGATAGTTTAGAAGCATTTTTATTTTCAAGAGCTTTATTTGGAATTGCAATTGCCACATTAATGATTGTATCAACTTCTTTAGTAGGTGATTATTTTCAAGGAGAAGCTAGACATAGATTTATGGGATATCAAAGTGCTTTTATGTCCATTGGTGGGGTTATTTTTGTAGTAAGTGGAGGTTTATTGTCAGATATAAACTGGAGATTTACTTTTGGTATTTATTTAATTGGCTTCTTGCTTTTACCTATGATTATCTTTTTTCTAGTAGAAAAATCAAAAGAACAAATTGAAGAGGAAGTTCAGTTAGTACCTGCAAACCTTTTAGGTGTTTATTTCTTAGGTTTTTTCTTTATGCTTATTTTCTTTATTTTACCAACACAAATGCCTTTTTTAATAATGGATACCTTTAAAGCAAGTGGAAAACTTACAGGTTCTATTATAGGTATTGCTTTTTTGACTAATGCACTTGGAGCAATATATTTTTCAAAACTAAAAAAGAAATATAGTTTTTCTACTGTTTATTTAATAGCTTTAACTATAGTTGCCACAGGTCTTACAGCAGTGGGAATTATCCATAATGTTTATTATTTTTATCTAACTGCTATGCTTTTTGGTTTTGGTGGAGGTATTATGATGACAAATGTATCTGCTTGGATGTTAAGTAAAACAACTTTTGAAAAAAGAGTAAAAGCCTCAGGATATCTAACAAGTTCTTTATTTCTAGGACAGTTTGCTTCTCCTATAGTATTTTACCCTATTGTTAGGAACTTGGGAGTACAAAATTTTTTCTTAGCTATTGGAATATTTTTATTTATACTTGTTTTAATAAGTTCTTTATATAAAAAGTTAGTTTAA
- a CDS encoding FecR family protein, with product MTDIFETARLWLNKEQEGLNLTTCKEFQEWVNKSAKHKEAFEEEKDFRELFKTLPTNTLEEISFENQKEIRKDKFLKKILKTSFSAALFCLIFFASYFTYNYYTPSFEQTYLAVNKVKKDIKLPDSSIVSLDKNSKIEVKYFKNKRKIQIKEGKALFLVTSNKSRPFLVKTNNTIVEVLGTKFEVQKQKDKVQISVIEGKVSVKHILTNSNAQILAVLEKADSIEIDKFGKISNLKKVNEKLIASWQKDKLLFKQTKLKEVIEKFSKYLDYKVIIEDKSLKTLPISGEFSINDFDNLMKSLSIIHPIKTYKIGNTYYIKKKI from the coding sequence ATGACTGATATTTTTGAAACAGCAAGGCTTTGGTTAAATAAAGAACAAGAAGGCTTAAACTTAACTACCTGTAAAGAGTTCCAAGAATGGGTAAATAAATCTGCTAAACATAAAGAAGCCTTTGAAGAAGAAAAAGATTTTAGAGAACTCTTTAAAACTCTTCCAACAAATACTTTAGAAGAAATAAGCTTTGAAAACCAAAAAGAAATAAGAAAAGATAAATTTCTTAAAAAAATACTTAAAACTTCTTTTAGTGCAGCACTATTTTGCCTTATATTTTTTGCTTCATATTTTACTTATAATTATTATACTCCTAGTTTTGAGCAAACTTACCTTGCTGTAAATAAAGTGAAAAAAGATATAAAATTACCTGATTCTTCTATCGTCTCTTTAGATAAAAATTCTAAAATAGAAGTTAAATATTTTAAAAATAAAAGAAAAATACAAATTAAAGAAGGAAAAGCCTTATTTTTAGTTACTTCAAATAAATCTAGACCTTTTTTAGTTAAAACAAACAATACCATAGTAGAAGTTCTTGGTACAAAGTTTGAAGTACAAAAACAAAAAGACAAAGTACAAATTTCAGTAATAGAAGGAAAAGTAAGTGTTAAACATATACTTACAAATTCAAATGCTCAAATTTTAGCAGTTTTAGAAAAAGCAGACTCAATTGAAATAGATAAATTTGGCAAGATATCAAATCTTAAAAAGGTAAATGAAAAACTAATAGCTTCTTGGCAAAAAGATAAACTTCTTTTCAAACAAACAAAGTTAAAAGAAGTAATAGAAAAATTTTCAAAATATTTAGATTACAAAGTTATAATAGAAGATAAAAGTTTAAAAACCCTACCTATAAGTGGAGAGTTTTCAATAAATGATTTTGATAATTTAATGAAATCACTTTCTATAATTCATCCAATAAAAACCTATAAAATAGGTAATACATACTATATAAAGAAAAAAATTTAA
- the msrA gene encoding peptide-methionine (S)-S-oxide reductase MsrA: MIAEIVFAAGCFWGVEKHFENLNGVTDVKSGYVGGNYPNPTYKKVLEYRKLPTKNNLEIVNYTEGVLVKFDTNKTNAKELIKSFWQIHDPTQKNRQGNDIGNNYRSAIFYTNDNQKNIAKNTKVKYQSLLEEHGFGKIVTEIKPLEKFYEAETYHQDYLAKNPNGYCPNHATGVKFEKEKEVNKELIQPFKGKEIIVIKAQGYCPYCEKFEEDVSSKYKGTIPLRTVLENQLKGFDIKTKLDATPTILFIEDGKEVFSNRGYLNEKEFYEQLGAFKLGKDTESYNVAFNKSTDSRFCKQYDIFKDTPDGVFIDKVSGDILFDTKDRFNSKTGWLSFYKAVDGSTIEKPDYSYGMNRVEVLAKKSGIHLGHVFDEFGYRRFCINATVLEFVPRSEVRKIQ; the protein is encoded by the coding sequence ATGATAGCTGAAATAGTATTTGCAGCTGGTTGCTTTTGGGGAGTGGAAAAGCACTTTGAAAATTTAAATGGTGTTACTGATGTAAAGTCTGGTTATGTAGGAGGTAATTATCCTAATCCTACATATAAAAAAGTCTTAGAGTATAGAAAACTTCCTACAAAAAATAATTTAGAAATAGTAAATTATACAGAAGGGGTACTTGTAAAATTTGATACAAATAAAACAAATGCTAAAGAACTTATAAAATCTTTTTGGCAAATACATGACCCGACTCAAAAAAATCGTCAAGGTAATGATATAGGAAATAACTATCGAAGTGCAATTTTTTATACAAATGATAATCAAAAAAACATAGCAAAAAATACAAAAGTGAAATACCAAAGTTTATTAGAAGAGCATGGCTTTGGAAAAATTGTGACTGAAATTAAACCTTTAGAAAAGTTTTATGAAGCAGAAACTTATCATCAAGATTATTTAGCAAAAAATCCAAATGGTTATTGTCCAAACCATGCAACAGGTGTAAAATTTGAAAAAGAAAAAGAAGTAAATAAAGAGCTAATTCAACCTTTTAAAGGCAAAGAAATTATAGTTATAAAAGCCCAAGGATATTGCCCTTATTGCGAAAAGTTTGAAGAAGATGTAAGTTCTAAGTATAAAGGAACTATACCTCTTCGAACAGTTTTAGAAAATCAGTTAAAAGGTTTTGATATAAAAACAAAACTTGATGCAACACCAACAATACTTTTTATTGAAGATGGTAAAGAAGTTTTTAGTAATAGAGGCTATTTAAATGAAAAAGAATTTTATGAACAATTAGGAGCTTTTAAACTTGGAAAAGATACTGAAAGTTATAATGTAGCTTTTAATAAAAGTACAGATTCAAGGTTTTGTAAACAGTATGATATTTTCAAAGATACCCCTGATGGAGTCTTTATAGATAAAGTATCAGGAGATATACTTTTTGATACAAAAGATAGATTCAATTCAAAAACTGGATGGCTTAGTTTTTATAAAGCAGTAGATGGGTCAACTATAGAAAAACCAGATTATAGTTATGGTATGAATAGAGTAGAAGTCCTTGCTAAAAAAAGTGGAATTCATTTAGGACATGTATTTGATGAGTTTGGATATAGAAGGTTTTGTATAAATGCAACTGTTTTAGAGTTTGTTCCAAGAAGTGAAGTAAGAAAGATACAATAA
- a CDS encoding TonB-dependent receptor has product MNLRKKLILPSLAFVLASNLYANKLYTVETTSLEDAISKISKKAEIPYLVDTTILKGKKAKKIKDIQGLENALKAILEGTELEAIIENNMIMIKEKKEIRQETIALNDVTVTSEKLERNLQDTTTSLSVINSKVLKDMHINNLKDTFSFMGNVNTSDWLDSGFVIRGINSEGVGGPSGTPLGTLYIDGVAQTQGGTRRGPTGMWDVEMVEVAKGPQSTLRGKSSLAGAISINTKDPSFEEEAAIRLGMGNSEYKEAALMVNVPINENIAFRVAGEYNHSEGQINYPTYKDLPRYDERNDDDYWQGRAKLLYANDDLKAVLTHIRSYNSPSYDDVMYGSGFGYDLSDKKWTASWLDWIEARSTKTNQTSLDTSYFLKDNLELKLFLSHVDTEVEKKSINLARNQIDTQKELVQELSARYTDDNFEGIIGLHLSQAEDSSLRDNKSELNTSSIFGESEWQFIDDFKLITGFRYEIDNKKYTSNDENYDEDFNIFLPKIGIKYQIEDKQNIGFVVQKGYRPGGVDFDDSNNESYKYDEENAINYELSYRSLWNEDTLRFNANMFYMKWKEQQVSYQQDFFDPYSDRTVNAGESHLLGGELELAYEVNPSFNIFSSIGIVKTEFDDFKLNIGSEVINFAGKSFPQSPEINASLGARYNHPSGFYLGGNLNYNSGVYSRNILEGSESYRDEKLSSFAVVNLQTGYRFKNYSINFWVDNLFDKEYITYRDGNPYANSPQMYATMGKERRFGINIEARF; this is encoded by the coding sequence ATGAATCTTAGAAAAAAACTCATTTTGCCATCTTTGGCTTTTGTTTTAGCATCAAATTTATATGCTAATAAGTTGTATACAGTAGAAACAACATCTTTAGAAGATGCTATTTCAAAAATATCTAAAAAAGCTGAAATACCATATTTAGTAGACACAACTATACTAAAAGGTAAAAAAGCAAAAAAAATAAAAGATATACAAGGTTTAGAAAATGCCTTAAAGGCTATTTTAGAAGGCACTGAATTAGAAGCTATCATAGAAAATAATATGATTATGATAAAAGAAAAAAAAGAAATAAGACAAGAAACTATTGCTTTAAATGATGTGACAGTTACAAGTGAGAAACTTGAAAGAAATTTACAAGATACAACTACAAGTTTATCTGTAATAAATAGTAAAGTACTAAAAGATATGCATATAAATAATCTTAAAGACACTTTTTCTTTTATGGGAAATGTAAATACTTCAGATTGGCTAGATAGTGGTTTTGTGATTAGAGGGATAAACTCTGAAGGAGTTGGAGGACCAAGTGGAACACCTTTAGGAACCTTATATATTGATGGAGTAGCACAAACACAAGGAGGAACGAGAAGAGGTCCTACAGGAATGTGGGATGTTGAGATGGTTGAAGTGGCAAAAGGACCACAATCAACACTTAGAGGGAAAAGTTCCCTTGCAGGTGCAATATCAATAAATACAAAAGATCCATCTTTTGAAGAAGAAGCTGCAATAAGATTAGGTATGGGAAATAGTGAATATAAAGAAGCTGCTTTAATGGTAAATGTACCCATAAATGAGAATATTGCATTTAGAGTTGCAGGAGAATATAATCATTCAGAAGGACAAATAAATTATCCTACATATAAAGATTTACCTAGATATGACGAAAGAAATGATGATGATTATTGGCAAGGTAGAGCAAAACTACTTTATGCAAATGATGATTTAAAAGCTGTATTAACACATATTCGAAGTTATAATTCACCAAGCTATGATGATGTAATGTATGGTTCAGGTTTTGGTTATGACCTATCTGATAAAAAATGGACAGCTTCATGGCTTGATTGGATTGAAGCAAGATCAACAAAGACAAATCAAACATCTCTTGATACTAGTTACTTTTTAAAAGATAACCTTGAATTAAAACTATTCTTATCTCATGTTGATACAGAAGTTGAAAAAAAATCAATAAATTTAGCTAGAAATCAAATAGATACACAAAAAGAGCTTGTTCAAGAATTAAGTGCAAGATATACAGATGATAATTTTGAAGGGATTATCGGTTTACATTTAAGTCAAGCAGAAGATAGTAGTTTAAGGGACAATAAAAGTGAATTAAATACTAGTTCTATTTTTGGAGAATCAGAATGGCAATTTATTGATGATTTCAAACTTATAACTGGTTTTAGATATGAAATTGATAATAAAAAATATACTTCAAATGATGAAAACTATGATGAAGATTTTAATATATTTCTTCCAAAAATAGGAATAAAATATCAAATAGAAGATAAACAAAATATTGGTTTTGTTGTTCAAAAAGGTTATAGACCTGGTGGAGTTGATTTTGATGACTCAAATAATGAATCATATAAATATGATGAAGAAAATGCAATAAACTATGAGTTATCTTATCGTTCTTTATGGAATGAAGATACATTAAGATTTAATGCAAATATGTTTTATATGAAATGGAAAGAACAACAAGTATCGTATCAGCAAGATTTTTTTGACCCATATAGTGATAGAACAGTTAATGCAGGAGAATCTCACCTTTTAGGAGGAGAACTTGAACTAGCTTATGAGGTAAATCCTTCTTTTAATATCTTTTCTTCTATAGGTATTGTTAAAACAGAATTTGATGACTTTAAATTAAATATTGGCTCAGAGGTTATAAATTTTGCAGGGAAATCTTTTCCTCAATCTCCTGAAATTAATGCTTCTTTAGGTGCAAGATATAACCACCCTAGTGGATTTTATCTAGGAGGTAACCTTAATTATAATTCAGGAGTGTATTCAAGAAATATTTTAGAAGGTAGTGAAAGTTATAGAGATGAAAAATTATCTTCTTTTGCAGTAGTAAATCTTCAAACAGGATATAGATTTAAAAACTATAGTATAAACTTTTGGGTAGATAATTTATTTGATAAAGAATATATTACATATAGAGATGGAAACCCTTATGCTAATTCTCCACAAATGTATGCCACAATGGGAAAAGAAAGAAGATTTGGTATAAATATAGAAGCTAGGTTTTAA
- a CDS encoding RNA polymerase sigma factor, producing MTTYYKEIFLYVKKNISDTNLANDITQEAFARVINAKKNTKIENERAFLYKVTKNLIIEHSRKDTKTKEISYEEEKHLNDTYETEKEYEQHKQKILLKKALQQLPKQRRQIFILYIIDGYSREEIAKMQKISMNSINLHISRASVQLKEIIKELEEK from the coding sequence ATGACAACTTATTATAAAGAAATCTTTTTATATGTTAAAAAAAACATTTCAGATACAAATTTAGCAAATGACATTACCCAAGAAGCTTTTGCAAGGGTTATTAATGCAAAAAAAAATACTAAAATTGAAAATGAAAGAGCTTTTTTATATAAAGTTACAAAAAATCTTATTATAGAACATAGTAGAAAAGATACCAAAACAAAAGAAATTTCATACGAAGAAGAAAAACATTTAAATGATACTTATGAAACAGAAAAAGAGTATGAACAACATAAACAAAAAATCTTGCTAAAAAAAGCTTTGCAACAACTTCCTAAACAAAGAAGACAAATATTTATTTTATATATAATTGATGGCTACTCAAGGGAAGAAATTGCTAAAATGCAAAAAATAAGTATGAATTCAATAAATTTACATATCTCAAGGGCAAGTGTTCAATTAAAAGAGATTATCAAGGAACTAGAAGAAAAATGA